One window of Pseudomonadota bacterium genomic DNA carries:
- a CDS encoding helix-turn-helix domain-containing protein: MPSEATQRSLEEQIRRMTPVSAPPEQQADAARIFRLLDRAAQGRRPRFTECRLVGPAGESIGIPEAMFYVLERVAELLARGDSLTIVPVGKELTTQQAADLLNVSRQYLVRLLNDGRIPFTKTGKHRRLRIEDVLGFKEQRDRERREGLDELTRMSEEFGGYEELK, translated from the coding sequence ATGCCTAGCGAAGCAACTCAACGCTCCCTCGAAGAGCAGATCCGCCGGATGACGCCGGTCTCGGCTCCACCTGAGCAGCAGGCGGACGCCGCGCGAATCTTCCGGCTTCTCGATCGGGCCGCGCAAGGTCGTCGCCCTCGCTTCACAGAGTGCCGACTCGTTGGACCAGCCGGGGAGAGCATCGGCATCCCGGAGGCCATGTTCTACGTCCTCGAGCGGGTGGCTGAACTGCTCGCCCGGGGCGATTCCCTGACGATTGTTCCGGTCGGCAAAGAGCTGACCACGCAGCAGGCCGCTGACTTGCTCAACGTTTCGCGCCAGTACCTCGTCCGGCTTCTAAACGACGGACGGATCCCCTTCACAAAGACGGGCAAGCACCGGCGACTGAGAATCGAAGACGTTCTGGGGTTCAAGGAGCAACGCGACCGTGAGCGCAGAGAAGGACTCGACGAACTGACCAGAATGAGCGAAGAGTTCGGGGGCTACGAAGAACTGAAGTAG
- a CDS encoding ribbon-helix-helix protein, CopG family, whose amino-acid sequence MKVLPLRMEAEIVARVDEARERLGLKTRMDLFRKSLADYLTAAGEHEVAQLFTERA is encoded by the coding sequence ATGAAGGTGCTGCCCCTGCGCATGGAGGCCGAGATCGTCGCCCGCGTCGACGAAGCCCGCGAGCGCCTCGGCCTCAAGACTCGCATGGACCTCTTCCGCAAGTCGCTGGCCGACTACCTCACCGCCGCCGGCGAGCACGAGGTCGCCCAGCTCTTCACCGAGCGCGCATGA
- a CDS encoding PIN domain-containing protein, which yields MIIAPFKVVLDADVLFPFTLRDTLLRAAAEGFYQLYWSDQILDEVQRNLVSTGTTTEEQAEHLRTAMTSYFPESLVEDYEALIPAMSNHEKDRHVAAAAVRAGAQVIVTSNLKDFRDLPEGIEAQSPDEFLGNLFDLDPDGMLEIVKSQAAALKRPPRSFAEVVHGLGKSVPSFAKAIADHDARTDPSSG from the coding sequence ATGATTATTGCTCCGTTCAAGGTCGTCCTAGACGCCGATGTGTTGTTCCCCTTCACGCTCCGGGACACGCTTCTACGCGCGGCCGCGGAAGGGTTCTACCAGCTCTATTGGTCGGATCAGATCCTCGACGAAGTGCAGCGGAACCTGGTGTCGACAGGGACTACGACAGAGGAGCAAGCGGAACACCTTCGCACCGCCATGACGAGCTACTTCCCGGAGTCGTTGGTCGAGGACTACGAAGCCCTGATTCCCGCGATGTCCAACCACGAGAAAGATCGGCATGTTGCTGCTGCGGCGGTAAGAGCTGGCGCGCAAGTCATTGTCACCAGCAACCTGAAAGACTTTCGAGACCTTCCCGAAGGTATCGAGGCGCAGTCGCCAGATGAATTCCTCGGCAACCTGTTCGACCTCGACCCAGATGGCATGCTCGAAATCGTCAAGTCGCAAGCAGCAGCTCTGAAGAGACCGCCACGCTCGTTCGCAGAAGTCGTCCACGGACTCGGAAAGTCTGTCCCGTCGTTTGCGAAAGCAATCGCAGATCACGATGCCCGCACGGACCCGAGTTCCGGCTGA
- a CDS encoding VOC family protein: MKGEPSHFEIGVAEASRAKRFFADLLGWEFEAFGQGEQGIVRTPTVRGGLHDGVQQPSITVYFEVEDIDKAVELVRKLGGKAEEPSPEEPGFGRFAHCEDDQGLRFGLNERPK, translated from the coding sequence ATGAAGGGCGAACCGAGTCATTTCGAGATAGGCGTCGCGGAGGCCAGTCGAGCGAAGCGTTTCTTCGCCGACCTACTGGGCTGGGAGTTCGAGGCGTTCGGCCAAGGCGAACAGGGCATCGTGCGAACGCCGACCGTCCGAGGAGGACTCCACGACGGCGTCCAGCAACCATCGATCACCGTCTACTTCGAGGTTGAAGACATCGACAAAGCCGTCGAGCTGGTACGAAAGCTTGGAGGCAAGGCAGAAGAGCCAAGCCCCGAGGAGCCGGGATTCGGCCGGTTCGCCCACTGTGAAGACGATCAAGGCTTGCGCTTCGGACTCAACGAACGACCTAAGTGA